DNA from Candidatus Roizmanbacteria bacterium CG_4_9_14_0_2_um_filter_38_17:
ACCATTTACCACTCTGCTGAATCCAGAGGTAAGGGAATATTTGAGGATATGTATGGTAATAGTTCTTCTTACTCAATGCATGATGGATATTGCTCGTATAGCAAAATCTCTAAAGATAAGACTATGTACTGCTGGTCCCACCTATTACGCTTTGCTCATGAGGAAGCATACAAAGAAAAAAAAGGCTCACAAGTAGTAAAACTCAAAGATGAGCTGGTAGATATTTACCATCTTAAGAACACACTACAAAAGACAGAATTACTTCTACGAATAGAAGCAGTACTTAAAAAGAAGCTCACAAAAGAATCCGCAATAAAGGTACAAAACAGAGTAAGATTCCAAAAAGAAGGACTAATAAATGCCCTTCTCTATAGCCCAAATGGAACTAATAATCTAGCAGAAAGAGAACTCCGCCAACTGGTACTATCTAGGAAAGTATCATTTGGATCAGATACCTACTCTGGTATGGAGACAACAGCCATACTAGCCAGTGTAGTGCAGACAATCTACAGAGATAAAGAAGCTGACTTCTTTGTACAACTGAAAGAGGCAATTTGCCAAGGAGTTAGTGAGAAATATCCTTCTCTTTGTTAAATCGTGAATGGTTACAAAATAGCCTATTGACTCACCCGTCAGACTTTGTTATCATGAATACATGAGAAGAGTTCTGCCTATATCTTTAACTATATTGATTCTTGCTACTTTTCCCATTTTAACTGTTGTCTACGCTCAAGATGGTATAGCTAGTCGCTCCGCAAAACTGGATGAGGTTCGAGCAAACCGCGCTGTAAGAGCAAATGAGCGAAAAGTCGTAATAGATGCAAAACGTTTAGAACTAAAAACTACGCAAGAAGCTAGAAGAGCTAGTTTTCAAGCTAAACTGGCAGAGATGAAAGACCAGCAAAAAGCCACAATATTAGAAAACTTAAACAATAGATACCCAAATATTAACGAGCGCTGGACGACACACTTTAGCCAAGTTTTAGATAGATTGGAAGAAGTTCTAGCTAAGATTGCTACTCATAGTGCAGATACAGCTGCAGCTTCCAAGGCGATTACCTCAGCGCGTATCGCTGTGGACAATCAATCATTGCAGAGCTATGTGATTACTATTACTGATGAGTCAAATTTAAGGAGCGCTGCGCAGGTATCTAATCAACAGTTGAGATCAGATCTGGGAGTAGCTCGTGAAGCGGTAAAGTCTGCAAGAGAGGCGGTTCAAGCTGCTAGAGCGTTGATAAAACAAGCACCAATACAACCATCTGCCAGCGAGTCAGCTGTGGATGATATTATTAAATAAACAATATGGATCCAAATAATCAACCAAACCCACCAACAAATTTACAGCCACAAATAGCAGAAGATACTGCCCCTTCTTCCCAAGCAGATCTAAACCCTGTTGTCGAACCAACTCAGCCAATACCCTTGCCAGTTGAAGAGACTGGACCCGTGGAGCCTCCTCCACCTATTATTGAAGAGCCAATGGAAAGTAGTTCTGTTGAGGAAATTCCAGAAAAAAAAGGCATTAGTCCTTTAATCTGGGTGGTTGTAGCAGTTCTGTTAATATTTGTACTTGTTGGTGGCTACTTTATACTTCAACAAACAGTATTTAGTGGAGTAGGTTCATCTGATAATGAGTCAATGGAAGGAATAGATATACCACCTACGGGTACACCAGTGCCACAGGCAACGCCTACGATTGAACAAGTTCCTACGGTATCCGATGACACAAGCTTAGAAGTAATTGATGCAGAATTAAATAGTCTCAACGCTGGTGATTATGAGACCGAGCTAAAATCTCTAGATAGTGAAACCACTAAACTTTAGTTTATCATCAAAGTAACTAAGTATCAGATCCTTAGTTGAGGTATATGTGCTAGAATATATATAATGCCCACTCGACTTGGTCAAGGTATCGGTAACGACACGCTTGCTGTAGACGGAATTTATCATGTCTATAATTGTACTATTGATGGTATTTCTCCATTTTCTAATTCGAGAAATTCTAGTTTGTTTCTAAAATTAGTTGGTCACTACAATAAATTTAATATTCCTTTCTCAGAGCACTTAAGCTACAAAAATATGGAGAAGCGGGTTCTCGAAGTGACTCCTGTTGAGATTCTTTCTTATTGCATTATGCCTAATCACTATCACCTCCTAATTAAGCAACTCTCGGATAATGGCATTAGTAAATACCTTGAGAGATTATCCAAGTCATTTACTCACATTTATAACAAGGACGCCAACCGTATCGGCACTCTGTGGTTAGGGAGGTTTAAGGCTAAATTAGTTGATACAGATGAAGCATTTTTACAGGTTAGCCGCTATATTCACCTTAATCCCATCGTGAGCACCAAACTAAACATCCGCCGCATTGAGGAGTATCCGTGGTCTTCTTATCTTGATGCAATTGGCAAGCGCGATAATAAAATATGCAATCATGAACTGCTTTGGGGCTTGATTAAACCAGAAGTTTACGAAAAATTTGTCAGTTCTAAAATTAATACTATAGACCGCTTCGAGAAGCGGGTTCTCGAAGTGAGATAATATTATGAAGTTTGCCAAAGTAAATTCGGTTGCGGTGGTAGGTCTAACTCCTAATCTTATTGATGTTGAGGTGAATATTGAGAGTAAAGCTCTTCCTCGTTTTGAGATAGTTGGATTACCGGGTAAGGCTGTTGAAGAAGCACGTGAGCGTGTACGTTCAGCAATTAAGTCCAGTGGATTTGAGTTTCCTAACCAGAAAATCGTAGTCAATCTTGCTCCAGCAGATATCCCCAAAGAAGGCCCTATTTATGATCTGCCCATTGCCCTTGGAATTCTTGTGGCCAGCGAACAGCTGTTTCAATCCTCAATCAATAACCATGTCTTTTTGGGTGAGCTCTCCTTAAGCGGTGATATTCGCGGTATTCATGGGGTACTGCCAGCGAGCGTGTATTGCCACCAAAAACAGTTAACAATGGTTGCCCCAACAGCTAACTTAAGCGAATTAGAAATAGTACGTGGATTAACCTATGTTGCAACAAACAGCTTGTCTGAGCTTGTTAATTTCCTTAAAGAGGATACTTTGGAATATGCCCAGGCAACAGGGAAAAATCATAATTATGTAAAATCTGCCAAAGATGATATAGACTTTAAATATATTCACGGTCAGGAACTTGCCAAGCGTGCGATTGAAATTGCTGCTGCCGGAGGACACAACATACTACTTGATGGTCCTCCAGGTTGTGGTAAAAGTTTACTCGCAAAAGCCCTTCCTACCATTCTCCCCGACCTAAACCATGAGGAGCAATTGGAGGTTTCTAGTATTCATTCGATTGTTGGATTGAACAAGGATGGTAT
Protein-coding regions in this window:
- a CDS encoding magnesium chelatase — protein: MKFAKVNSVAVVGLTPNLIDVEVNIESKALPRFEIVGLPGKAVEEARERVRSAIKSSGFEFPNQKIVVNLAPADIPKEGPIYDLPIALGILVASEQLFQSSINNHVFLGELSLSGDIRGIHGVLPASVYCHQKQLTMVAPTANLSELEIVRGLTYVATNSLSELVNFLKEDTLEYAQATGKNHNYVKSAKDDIDFKYIHGQELAKRAIEIAAAGGHNILLDGPPGCGKSLLAKALPTILPDLNHEEQLEVSSIHSIVGLNKDGILSTRPVRAPHHSISKAGLIGGGTRIKPGEISLAHRGVLYLDEFPEFPRAVLESLRQPMEDGEVTISRVMGNITFPTKFMLVASQNPCPCGYYGTNIKECHCSLSAVNRYRARVSGPLIDRIDMFISLDPVKIEKLLNFDDANHAEPSDLIRKRVSLARRHQEKRFARDRAITNSEIPISKIKDYCAIDDTAKSILTDAGNTYKLSARTINRILKVSRTIADLEGSTSIETEHIAEALQYRKNEH